The Streptomyces sp. NBC_00569 genomic sequence GGGCGTGGGGGCCGTGCGCTCCGCGTGCGTGGGGCAGGCGGAGAGGGTGACCGGCATGGCGAACTCCCTTGTGGGGTGGAGTGGGCGGCAGTCGGTGGCTCGTCTCCCTGACGCGAACCCGACCCTTCCAGGGAGGAAGCGTGCGGGCAGGCTCGCGCGATGCACTGCCAACTGCTTTGTGTAGCTTGTGCGTTACCGAATGTAGCGGACGAGTGGAGTACGCGTACTACAGGTCAAGGGGGATTCACCCGTCCGAGTCCCGAGGCAGACTGTCCCCATCGCCGTCACTGGAGGTCTCATGCCGCCGAGAAGCACACCGACCGAACGTCAGCGGCGCCTAGGAGCGGAGTTGCGCAAGATGCGGGCCGCCGCCGGGATGACTACTGAGTTCGCCGCCGGCCTTCTCGGCGTCCCCCGCACCAACGTTCCCAACATGGAGTCCGGGCGGTCCGGCATCAGCCCGGAGCGCGTCCGCACACTCGCGGCCAACTACGGCTGCGCGAACCAGGGACTCGTGGACGCACTCGCGGACATGGCGGGCGAGCGCGTCAAAGGGTGGTGGGAGGCCTACCGGTCCCAACTCCCGGCCACTTTCCTGGACATCGCGGAGTTGGAGTGGCACGCACGCAAGCTTCGCATCGCTGTCACCGTTCACCTGCCGGGGCTGATCCAGACCGAGGAGCACGCGCGGGCCGTCTTCGAGCACGTCGTTCCACGCCTGTCCGAGCACGACATCGACGTACGGGTCGCCCACCGAATGGAGCGCCAGCAAGTCCTGGACAGAGTGGATCCGCCTCTACTCGAACTCACCGTGCACGAGGCGGCCCTCCGCATGCAGTTCGGAGGCCCCAGGGTCGCCAGGCTTCAGCTGGAGCGCATCCTGGCCGCGAGTGAACGCCGCGACGTGGCTGTGCGGGTGGTGCCGTTCAAGGCCGGTGGTTTCCCGGGAGCAGGGCAGTCGGTCGTCTACGCCGAGGGGCGGGTGGCCGATCTGGACACCGTCGAGCTCGATGCCACCCATGGCCCGGAATTCATCGACTCCGCGACGCAGTTGCACAAGTACCGGGCTCATTTCCGTGCGATGGAGGCGGTGGCTTTGCCGCCCGAGGCGTCCCGTGATCTCATCCGAACGCTCGCCGACGACCTCTAGGAGAAGTCACCGTGCCGACGATCACCTGGGAAGACCCCTTCTGCGGCGAGGGCGCCAACTGCTTCCGCCTCGGCACCGACCCCGACGGCAACGCCTACATCACCGTCGCCGGGGACGAAGAAACGTATCTCACCGACTCCCGCGAGGCGCTCCGCGCAATGATCCTGGACATCAAGGCAGGCAAGGCGGACCACCTGCTCTGACGTCACAGGCGGCGAATGGCGGATCTGGGTCACCCGCCCGCCGACACCGCAAGGCATACGCGCTGGTCCCCTGGCCCAAATCCGCCAATCCCCTCCAGGAACAGCCAGCGTGCCGACGACCATCACCTGGGAAGACCCGTGCCGCGGCGAGGGAAACCCCTGCTTCCGTCTCGGCACGGACCCCGACGGGGGTGCTCCTCGGTATCAAGGCCGGCGAAGCCGATCACCTGCTCTGATCCGGCTCCGTCACTCGCGGAGTGGCGCCCGCGCCCGCGTCCCCGTCCGCGTAGCGGCCCGCACGTACCGCCCCCGCCGCGCACACGAACGTCGCGGCCAGCAGCGTCCATTCCAGGGTCCCCATCCAACCCGGGACCAGGTCGTACCTCCTGCCGTCCGCGTAGACGCACGTCGTCTGCGCGGGGAACGGGGTGCGGTGGACCGACTGTGCCCGTTCGTAGATGCCCGTGGTGAACGCCGAGCAGGTCTGGAGGGGATCGCTCTTCGGGGAGCCCGTGACGAGGAACGCGAGAGCGTAGACCGCGGCGAGTGCTGCGGCGCCGGTGACCGCCAGCTTGCTCAGGCGGGACGCCGCCTTCGCGCCGCGGACGCCGGCGAGTTCCAGGGCGAGTGCGCCCAGACCCGACACGGTCAGGACCACGACTGCCGCCCAGAAGATCCAGACGAGTGCGCCCGCGCTGGAGAAGGTCGTGCCGTCCTCGTACACGCAGCTCACGTCGGGCGGGAAGCTGCTCTCCTCCAGCCGGAAATTGCCACCCGGGCCGAGCATCCCCTGGGCGCATCGCTCGTCCTGCTCGGAGATCCCGGTGACGAGCCAGGACACCATCCACACGACGAACGTGGCCCCGAGGGCAGCCCCGAAGACCGCCCACAACCGGTCGGCGTCACGCTGCGATGCACGTATGTTCGGCATGGAGTGGGAGCCTAGCTCGCGCCGCCCCGGCCGCCGTCGAACGCGCCGTGTACGAAACCGAGTTGCGGGTGACCGGCCGGCACACTACGAGGCGGTCGCCCGGACTCGTCCGCCCGGCATCCCGTTCAACCAGAACCCGGTCAGTCCTCGAAGTACGCGTCCAGGACCTTGTCGAGTTCGTCCGCCCACTCCTGGGCGCGCGCCTTGTTCGGGGCCTCCACGTCGTTCGGGTACCAGCGGCTGTCCGGGGTGTGGACCGTGACGGTGAGGCGGCGCCGGGAGGTGCCGACCTCGACCGCGCCGATCTCGTCCCAGTGGAACTCGGCTTCCTGGTCGTCGAGTCGGAGGCGTACGCCGGTCGCGTCCGCGGTGATCGAGCCGCGGCGGTCGGAGGCGGTGAAGTCCGGGCCGGCCGTGTCGGCGGACGGGGCGTCGGCCGGGGTGTCGGCCGCGTCCTCGGCAGGCTCCGGTTCCGGCTCCGTGTCCAGCTCCTCCGCCGGTTCCGCCGGCTCCGTCTTCTCCAGGGACGGAGCCTTGTCCTCCGTCTCCGGGACCTGGCGCGGGGGCGTGAGGCCGGGGACGGAGGCCGGGTCGGCTCCGGCGGCGTCTACGGGCGTGACCTTCTGAGTGTCTATGCGCTGCTCCACGGAGCGAAGTATGGCGGACGAGCCTGTGGGGCGGGACCCTCAGTCCTGCGGAAGATCCGCGCGTCGCCGCACCGGGGAGAAGTGGACCGGCAGGAAAGCCAGCGCGAGGCACGCGCCGCCCGCCCAGAGTGTCGTGCGCAGCGACGTCAGTTCCGTGAGGACGCCGGAGAGGGCCGAGCCGATCGCGAGTGCCCCCATGAACATGAAGCGGAAAGTGGCGTTCATGCGGCCGAGCAGGCCGTCTTCGGTCATGCGCTGGCGCAGGCTCACGCCGAGGACGTTGGTCATGCCCGTACGCACGGCCGAGATGAACCAGCCCGCGCCCGCCACGAGCAGCCACGGCCCCCGGTCGACGAGCGGCACGAGCAGGCCCGCCGGCGCCAGCCACAGGCCCGCCGAGCCGAGGGTCCGGCCGAGGCCGAGGCGGGCGGCGACCGGGCGGGCGCAGCAGGCGCCGAGGAGGACTCCGGCGCCGCCCGCCGCCCAGAAGAGGCCGAGCGCGCCTGCCGGGAGGCCGAGTCGGCGTACGAAGAGGAGGGGCAGCATCGTGTTGATGACCGTGGAGCCGAGGTTGATCAGCGAGCCGTTGAGCGCGAGGGCGCGCAGTTCGCTGTTGCCGACGACATGGCGCAGGCCCTGGGCGATCTGGGCGGGCAGCCGGACGCGTGTACCGGGCGTGGACGGGCCGGGGTCGCGGCCGATCGAGGTCAGGCCCAGGGCCGAGGCGAGATAGCTCGCCGCCGCGGCCGCCAGGGCCAGTGGTGCGGTGAGCAGTTGGACGAGGCCGCCGCCGGCACTCCGACCGCCGATTCCGGTGAGGCCTTCGAGGGTGACGAAGGCGGCGTTGGCCTGGACGAGGTGGTCCTTGCCGACCAGTTGGGGCACCACGCTGTGCGAGCCGACGTCGAAGAAGACGGTGGCGCAGCCGTTGAGCAGGACGACCGCGTAGAGCTGCCCGAGGGTGAGGGTGTCGAGCCACCAGGCGAGCGGGACGGAGGCGAAGAGCAGGCCGCGTACGAGGTCCGAGACGATCAGGACGCGGCGTTGGCGCATCCGGTCGACCCAGGCCCCGGCCGGGAGTCCGATCAGCAGGAACGCCAGCGTGCTGAGGGTGGCGAGGGCGCCGATCTGGGCGGGGCTCGCATGGAGTTCGGTGACGGCGAGGAGCGGTACGGCGACGTAACTGACGTTCGTGCCGATCTGGCTCAGCACGCTCGCGCCGAACAGGGAGCGGAAGGCCGGGGTGCGCCACAGGCTCGGGGAATCGTCCGCCCGGGTGAGCCCGTCCACCGCTGTCTCGCGTCTGCCGGTCGTCACCGCGCGCCCCCTGTGTGTCTGCCCCATGGCTGTGAGTCCGGGGCAAGGGTGCCGAAGCGAAGCACGGAGAACAAATGGATAGTTGACTGGTATGGATGGCGACGATGAACCTCACCACCCCGTCCCCCCGTCGCGACGGTCTTCTTGCCGCCGCCGTCGCGCTGACCGTCGTGTCGGCGGCGCTGCTTGCCGCGCATGTGTCCTTCGACGGGGACACGTTCCAGCGCTGCAGGCACCTGGGGCCCTCGGCGCGGATGTACGTGACCGCGTGGGCGGGGCCCCTGTGCAGTGTGGCCGCGCTGGTGACGTGTGCGGGCGGGATCCGGCGGCGTGGGGGTGCGTGGCCGGTCGTGGTGTGCGCGGTTCTCGGTCTGTTGCTGCTGTGCGTCCAGGTCGTGGCGCTCTCCTGGGTGTACGCGCCTGATCCCTCGGGGGGTTACGACTGTTCCGGGCTCGCGGGCCTCAAGCGGTGAGGCGTCGGGCCGGCGGAGGAGTGCTCCGTCGGCCCGACGCCTCGGCAGTCGGTGCGCGGCCCGCGTCCTGGGCGAAGGCGCGCAGTCTCTCGTCCTAGACGAAGAGGCTGATCACCGCCGCCACAGCGAAGCCCGCCACCGACAGCACCGACTCCAGGACCGTCCACGTCTTGAGGGTGTCCCGCTCCGTGATGCCGAAGTACTTCGACACCATCCAGAAGCCGCCGTCGTTGACGTGCGAGGCGAAGATGGAGCCCGCCGAGATGGCCATGATGACCAGGGCCGTGAACGGCTGGGAGTAGTGGCCCTCCGAGAGCAGCGGGGCCACGATGCCGGCCGTCGTGACGATCGCGACCGTGGCCGAGCCCTGGGCGACGCGCAGGACCAGGGAGATCAGGTAGGCGAGGACGATGACGGGCAGGCCCACGTCGTTGAACGTGTCGGAGAGGGCCTGGGCGACGCCGCTGCCCTTGAGGACCGCGCCGAAGATGCCGCCCGCGCCGACCACCAGGAGGATGTTGCCGACCGGCTTCAGGGACGCCGTGGACACCGTCTCCAGGGACTTGCGGGACCAGCCGCGGCGGATGCCGAGCAGGTAGTAGGCGAGGAGCAGGGCGATCGTCAGGGCGACGAAGGGGTGGCCGAAGAACTCGATGACCGAGCGGACCGTGGAGGGGTCGAGGGCGATCGAGGAGAACGTGGCCAGGAGGATCAGGACGAGCGGGGTGCCGATGATCGCGAGGATGGTGCCGAGCGGGACCGGCTTCTCGGTCGGCTTCACGCCGGCCTTTTGCTGCTCCTCGACAAGCGCGGCCTTGGCCTCGTCGGCGGCCTCGACCATGTCCTGCGGGACGGGCACGAAGATGCGCTTGCCGATCCACGCGGACCAGACCCAGGCGGCGAGCACGGCGGGGATGCCGCAGATGATGCCCATGAGGATGACCCAGCCGAGCTGGACGTGGAGCAGTCCGGCGGCCGCGACGGGGCCGGGGTGCGGCGGCAGGAACGCGTGGGTCATCGACAGGCCGGCGAGCAGCGGCATGGCGTAGAGGACGATCGACTTGCCGCCGCGCTTGGCGGCCGCGTAGACGATCGGCGCGAGGACGAAGATGCCGACGTCGAAGAAGACCGGGATGCCGAAGATGAGGCCGGTCAGGCCCATGGCGAGGGGGGCGCGCTTCTCGCCGAAGAGGTTCAGGAGGCGGGACGCCAACACCTCGGCGCCGCCGGAGACTTCGAGCACCGCGCCGAGCATGGTGCCGAGTCCGATGATGATCGCCACATGGCCGAGGGTGCCGCCCATGCCGGACTCGATGAGGGAGACGGCGTCGGACTTCTGGACGGTGCCGAAGAGCTCGGTGACGGAGAGGCCGGCCGCGAGGCCGACGGCTATGGAGACCGTCAGAAGGGCCAGGAAGGGCTGGAGCCTGACCTTGATGATCAGGAAGAGCAGAAGGGCGATGCCGAGCGCGGCGCAGGTGAGCAGGCCCGCGGTGCCGCCGATGATCGTCAGGAGACCGCCGGTATGAGGTGGCGCGGGGGCGGGGGCGGTCGCGGCGAGAGGCAGGAGGGACATGAGGGGGGACCTCGTAATTCCATGCGGCTTTCAGGGCAGGGGGGATCGCGGTGCGGCGCCTCGGGGATCGGCGCCGCACCGTGATGACGTACGGGGCTACGGGTGTTGCGAGGGCGTCAGCCCAGGACGGCGAGCGCGTCGATCTCGATGAGGAGACCCTTGGGGAGACCGACGTAGACGGTGGTGCGGGCGGACGCCGGGGCCTTGAGGCCCTGCTCCTCGAAGTACGCGTTGTAGATCGCGTTCATCTCGGCGAAGTGGTCGACGTCGGTGAGGTAGACGCGCATCATCATGACGTCGTCCCAGGTGGCGCCGCCCTCTTCGAGGATCGCCTTGACGTTGGCGAAGGTCTGGAGGGTCTGCTCGCGCAGGGTCGGGCCCGCGGGGGTGGGGGCCTGGCCCTCCACGGCCGGCAGGAAGCCGACCTGGCCCGCGACCTGAAGGATGTTGCCCTTCTTGACGCCGTGCGAGAACTTCGCGGGCGGGGTCGTGTGCGTGGCGGGGGTGAGCGCGGTCTTCTCGGTCATCGTGAGGTGGCTTCCTTGGTGGGGGCTTCTTTGCTGGCGGCCTTGGTGGTGGCCTCTTTGGAGCCGGGTACGGCTCCGGAGTACTCCCGGCTGATCGCGTCGGCCGTGCGGCGGACCAGCGGGAGCAGGGTGAGGAGTTCCTCGGCCGTGACGACCACGTTCGGTGCGGAGACCGACATGGCGGCGACGACGCGGCCGTCCGCACCCCGGATGGGCGCTCCGACGCAGTTGATGGACTCCTCGTGGCCGCCGAGGTCGGTGGCCCAGCCCTGTTCGCGGACGACGGCGAGTTCCTTGAGGAAGGCGCCGGCGTTCGGGGTCGAACGGGCCGTGTACGTGGGGTAGTCGAGCTTCTCGGCGATGGCGCGGCGCTCGGCTTCGGAGAGGTCGGCGAGGAGGAGCTTGGCGACGGCGGCGACCGTGATGGCCACCGGCTTGCCGATGCGCGAGTACATGCGGACCGGGTAGCGGCTCTCCACCTTGTCGATGTAGAGGACCTCGTTCTCCTCGTACACGGCGAGGTGGACCGTGTGGCCGCACTTCTCGTTGAGCGCGGTGAGGTGGGGGTGGGCGATCTCACGGATGTCGAGGTTCTCGACGGCTTCCTGGGCGAGGGCGAACAGGCGCGCGCCGAGGCGGTAGCGCTGGTCGGACTGACGGTAGACCAGGCCGTGTTCGTGGAGGGTCCGCAGCAGGCGCAGGGCCGTGGACTTGTGGACGCCGAGGCGGTCGGCGACCTGGCCCAGGTCGGCGGGGCCCTCGGCGAGCAGCGGCAGGATGCTCAGCGCTCGGTCGACTGTCTGGCTCATGGCGTACGTACCTCCTCCACGGCCCCGTCGGCGGTCCAGCCGGGGCCGAGGTGCAGTGTGCCCCAGGAGGCGTCGTCGAGGTCGGCGAGGCGGTCGGCGTGGGCGCGGCTCGGGGGCGCGGCGAGGTCGCCGGGGGTGGTGAGGGCGGCGGCGGCCATGAGGTGGCCGTGGCGCAGCCGGGCGGGTACGGGCAGGCCGCGCAGGGCGCCGGAGAGGTAGCCGGCGGCGAAGGCGTCACCGGCGCCGACCGCCGCGACGACGTCCACGCGGGGGGCGGGCTCGGTGTGGCGTACGCCATGTTCGTCGTAGGCGACCGCCCCGTCGGCGCCGCGCTTGACGACGAGCGTCGCGGGTTCGGGGAGGGCGGCGCGGATGGCGTCGGGGCCGCCGGTGATGCCCCAGGCGTCCTCGGCCTCGTCCTCGCCGACGAAGACGAGGTCGGCGCCGCGGGCCAGGTCGAGCAGGACGCGGGCGTCGTCGGGGCGGGGCCACAAGCCGGGGCGGTGGTTGACGTCGAAGGAGACGAGGGGCCGGCCGGCGGGGGTGCGGGCGGTGAGGTCGGCGGTTAGGTCGAGGCAGCCGGCGGAGAGCGCGGGCGTGATCCCGGACAGGTGCAGGACGCGGCCGGAGCGGATCGCGGCCAGGTCCATGTTCTGGCTGGTCATCGCGGAGGCGGCGGATCCGGCGCGGTAGTAGGCGACCTCGTGGGCGTCGGTGGCGCGGTCGCC encodes the following:
- a CDS encoding helix-turn-helix domain-containing protein, with translation MPPRSTPTERQRRLGAELRKMRAAAGMTTEFAAGLLGVPRTNVPNMESGRSGISPERVRTLAANYGCANQGLVDALADMAGERVKGWWEAYRSQLPATFLDIAELEWHARKLRIAVTVHLPGLIQTEEHARAVFEHVVPRLSEHDIDVRVAHRMERQQVLDRVDPPLLELTVHEAALRMQFGGPRVARLQLERILAASERRDVAVRVVPFKAGGFPGAGQSVVYAEGRVADLDTVELDATHGPEFIDSATQLHKYRAHFRAMEAVALPPEASRDLIRTLADDL
- a CDS encoding MFS transporter, whose translation is MTTGRRETAVDGLTRADDSPSLWRTPAFRSLFGASVLSQIGTNVSYVAVPLLAVTELHASPAQIGALATLSTLAFLLIGLPAGAWVDRMRQRRVLIVSDLVRGLLFASVPLAWWLDTLTLGQLYAVVLLNGCATVFFDVGSHSVVPQLVGKDHLVQANAAFVTLEGLTGIGGRSAGGGLVQLLTAPLALAAAAASYLASALGLTSIGRDPGPSTPGTRVRLPAQIAQGLRHVVGNSELRALALNGSLINLGSTVINTMLPLLFVRRLGLPAGALGLFWAAGGAGVLLGACCARPVAARLGLGRTLGSAGLWLAPAGLLVPLVDRGPWLLVAGAGWFISAVRTGMTNVLGVSLRQRMTEDGLLGRMNATFRFMFMGALAIGSALSGVLTELTSLRTTLWAGGACLALAFLPVHFSPVRRRADLPQD
- a CDS encoding IclR family transcriptional regulator, which produces MSQTVDRALSILPLLAEGPADLGQVADRLGVHKSTALRLLRTLHEHGLVYRQSDQRYRLGARLFALAQEAVENLDIREIAHPHLTALNEKCGHTVHLAVYEENEVLYIDKVESRYPVRMYSRIGKPVAITVAAVAKLLLADLSEAERRAIAEKLDYPTYTARSTPNAGAFLKELAVVREQGWATDLGGHEESINCVGAPIRGADGRVVAAMSVSAPNVVVTAEELLTLLPLVRRTADAISREYSGAVPGSKEATTKAASKEAPTKEATSR
- a CDS encoding RidA family protein, with translation MTEKTALTPATHTTPPAKFSHGVKKGNILQVAGQVGFLPAVEGQAPTPAGPTLREQTLQTFANVKAILEEGGATWDDVMMMRVYLTDVDHFAEMNAIYNAYFEEQGLKAPASARTTVYVGLPKGLLIEIDALAVLG
- a CDS encoding sugar kinase; this translates as MTATGPAAPAHHAPVDVVTLGESMVTFVPSVPGRLADVPSFDRGIGGAESNVACVLAAAGHTVRWVSRVGADGFGDHLVDAIGAYGVDTSAVRRDAARPTGIYFRTAGDRATDAHEVAYYRAGSAASAMTSQNMDLAAIRSGRVLHLSGITPALSAGCLDLTADLTARTPAGRPLVSFDVNHRPGLWPRPDDARVLLDLARGADLVFVGEDEAEDAWGITGGPDAIRAALPEPATLVVKRGADGAVAYDEHGVRHTEPAPRVDVVAAVGAGDAFAAGYLSGALRGLPVPARLRHGHLMAAAALTTPGDLAAPPSRAHADRLADLDDASWGTLHLGPGWTADGAVEEVRTP
- a CDS encoding GntP family permease codes for the protein MSLLPLAATAPAPAPPHTGGLLTIIGGTAGLLTCAALGIALLLFLIIKVRLQPFLALLTVSIAVGLAAGLSVTELFGTVQKSDAVSLIESGMGGTLGHVAIIIGLGTMLGAVLEVSGGAEVLASRLLNLFGEKRAPLAMGLTGLIFGIPVFFDVGIFVLAPIVYAAAKRGGKSIVLYAMPLLAGLSMTHAFLPPHPGPVAAAGLLHVQLGWVILMGIICGIPAVLAAWVWSAWIGKRIFVPVPQDMVEAADEAKAALVEEQQKAGVKPTEKPVPLGTILAIIGTPLVLILLATFSSIALDPSTVRSVIEFFGHPFVALTIALLLAYYLLGIRRGWSRKSLETVSTASLKPVGNILLVVGAGGIFGAVLKGSGVAQALSDTFNDVGLPVIVLAYLISLVLRVAQGSATVAIVTTAGIVAPLLSEGHYSQPFTALVIMAISAGSIFASHVNDGGFWMVSKYFGITERDTLKTWTVLESVLSVAGFAVAAVISLFV